In the Thermomicrobiales bacterium genome, TAAGCTGATCGCTGGCGCCGAGGCCGAGCTACGCAGCTACCTCGAGCGGCAGCTCCGACGGGGCGGCATGTCCTACGGCTACCTGGTCGGCAAGGTGAAAGACATCGTCGCGCGCTACGTGTACCAGAAGGCCAAGCTGCGCCCGATGATCCTCCCGGTCGTCACCGAACTGTAGGCAGGACGCGGGCGTCCTTGACGCCCGCGACATTCCCTGATTCAATCGGAGCCACAATCGAACGCTCCGGGGGAGCGACGGGGGCTTGGGGAGCCAGGCTGAGAGGGTGGCCAGTCCGCCACCGACCGTAGGACCTGACCTGGGTAATGCCAGCGTAGGAATGTCTGCACTCGCGACGCGTTGCGGGTGAACGCTTCGGACACGACGAACGCTGGGCGATGGCGCCGGCGTTTTTTGTTGCCAGCCACCGCCCAGCGCTTGTCCCCAGGCCAGGATCCCGCGACGAGAATCGACGGGAACCGTGGCGACGATATCGACAAACAACGAAGCAATTACCCTGCGCGGCGTCGGCAAGACGTTCGGCGCGACCCAGGCTATCGAGGACGTCAGCCTCTCAGTCGGGCGTGGCGAGATCGTCGCTCTTGTCGGACCGTCCGGCTGCGGCAAGAGCACCATCCTCAGCATCATCGCCGGCCTGGTCGACCCGGACGAGGGCGAGGTCCGGCTGGATGGACGACCTGCGCTTCCGCGGCCCGGGCGGGTTGCGCTCATGCCGCAACGCGATGCCTTGTTCCCCTGGCGCACTGTTGTCGACAACGCCATCCTCGGCCCCCAGATCGCCGGAAGCGACGTTGGGGACGCACGCAAGCGGGCGCGCGACTTGCTGCCACGCTTCGGTCTCGATGGGTTCGGCGACCACTACCCGGCAACTCTCTCCGGCGGCATGCGTCAGCGGGCGGCGTTCCTGCGCACAGTCCTCATCGGGCAGGACACGATGCTCCTCGACGAGCCGTTCGGCGCGCTCGATGCCCTCACCCGCCGCTCGATGCAGGAGTGGCTACTCGATCTCTGGGAAGACATCGGCGGCACGATCCTGCTGGTTACCCACGACGTCGAGGAGGCGCTGCTCCTTGCCGACCGTGTCGTGGTCATGACTGCCCGCCCGGGCCGGATCAAGCTCGTCGAGCGTGTCACCCTCTCGCGGCCACGCGAGCCGAGGATGGTCGATCTCCCGGAGGCAATTGCCCAGAAAGCCCGGCTACTCGCTGCCCTCCACGACGAGGTTGCGTTCGCGATGGGATCGAGTCGGTGACAAGCGCCCAGCGAGAACGCGCTCTGCCAGCCACCCGCGCGGAACCGGGCACGACCAGGCGGCGGAGCATTCCCTGGCGATCCGTCGCCGGAGTGCTGCTACCCGTGCTGGTGATTGCGGTGTTGATCGTCGGCTGGGAGATTGGAGTCCGGATCGCCGGCACGCCGCGGTGGTTCCTGCCGAAGCCAAGCGACATCGTCCGCGAGATGATCGAATCCCGGGCGCTGCTCTGGCGCCACACGGTAACGACGCTGCAGGAGATGTTGGTCGGGCTGGCGTTGGCGTTCGTCCTCGGGATCACGCTGGCCATCGCGATCGTCGGCTCGCGGCTGGTCGAGCGGGCCGTCTACCCGTTGGTGATCGCAAGCCAGGCGGTTCCGATCATCGCGCTCGCGCCGATCCTGCTGGTCTGGTTCGGCTACGGGCTGACGCCGAAGGTCATCGTCGTGGTGCTGACCTGCTTCTTCCCGATCGTCGTCGCCACGGTCGGAGGCCTACGGGCAGTCGACTCCGACGCCGTCGCGCTGCTCCGCAGCATGGGCGCGAGCCGGTGGCAGCTGATGCGGATTGTCCGCCTCCCGTCGGCCCTTCCGGCGCTGCTGGCCGGCACGCGGATCGCCGCTGCATGGTCGGTGATTGGCGCGATCGTTGGCGAGTGGGTCGGCGCGTCGGCCGGCCTCGGATACCTGATGACTCGCTCGGCGTCGCAATTCCAGACACCGCGCCTGTACGCAGCCGTCACGATCGCCGCGCTGCTGGGAATCGCGCTGTTCGCACTGGTGTCGCTCATCGAGCGGCTTGTCCTGCCGTGGCAGACCCACGCCCGGCGCGGAGATTGAACCGGCAGGTTGCCGGCATGATGAGAGGAACGAGGAGATCGATGCATACCCTGATTTTCCGGCAACGCTGGATCGTCGTGGCCGTCGCGGCGCTGCTTGCTGGCACTCTGTTTGCCGGGTGCGGCGGCAACGCAGCCACCGGGTCACCAGCCGGGTCGGCCGCCACCACGACGACGAGCGCGACGGCCCCGGCCAGCGCGCCGGCAGGCTCTCCGGCCGGCACGCCCGGCGAGGCGACCAAGGTCAGTATCGCGCTGGACTGGTACCCGTGGTCAAATCACACCGGGCTCTACATGGCGCAGTCTACCGGCGCATTTGCCGACCAGGGAATCGAACCGAACATCTACGTTCCGTCCGACCCGACGACAGCGCTGCAGCTCGTCGCCGCCGGGCAGGATGACTTCACGATCTCATATCAGGCCGACGTGCTGATCGCCCGCCAGCAGGGCCTCGACGTGGTCTCGATCGCAGCGCTCGTCCAGCATCCGCTGAACACGATCATGACGCTGCAATCGTCCGGCATCACCGAGCCCGCGCAGCTGAAGGGCAAGACGATCGGCATGGCCGGCGTGCCGAGCGATGACGCGCTGCTCAAGACCGTTCTCCAGTCGGCCGGGCTGACACTCGATGACGTCAAGACGGTGAACGTCGGCTTCGATCTGATGCCGGCGCTGCTCGGTAAGCGCGTGGATGCCATCATCGGCGCGTATTATGTCCACGAAGCCATCCTCGCCCAGCAACAGGGTCAGCCGGTCAACGCCATCAACGTCGCGGACTTTGGCGTGCCGGACTACTACGAGCTGCTTCTGGTAACCAGCGGCGAGATGATCCGCGACCATGCCGACGTCGTCCAGCGGGTCGTCAACGCCGTCGTGGCCGGCTACGCGGCAGCCGCCGCCAACCCGGACGAGGCGATCGACCAGCTCGTCAAGGCGTACCCCGAGACCGACGCGGCAGTCGAACGAGAGGGCATCAAGCTGATCATCCCGATGTGGACCGACGGCGGCAAGGTCCCGTTTGGCTCCCAGACGGAGGAGCGCTGGACTTCGTACGCCGACTGGCTGCGCCAGCACGACATCCTGGCCGGCGACGTCGACGTTACCAAGGCGTTCACCAACACATTTATCGAGCATGCCCACATGGGGCACTAGCACAGGCCAGCAGTATGGCCGGGAGCGATATGTTCGCCGCTCCCGGCCATGCCGACAGTCCCACCACGACTCTGGGACTGTGCAGGCGGCGGTGGCACGCCTAGTATGTCGGAGACCGATCCACCGGCAGCCAGATCGTCGGGATCTGGCGCGGCGGGTGCGTGTTCGTAGAAGGAGATCGCAAGAAGCACGCTCGAGTTCTCGGCCATTTCCTCACGTCCGCCGATTCCCCCAGAAGAACCTCCCCGATCCGCAACTGCCTGTTTCACTGGGAGACTGCGATGACGAATCATCTCGATGTCCGAGGGCAGACCTGCCCCGGGCCAACCACCGAAACCCTCAACACGCTCAAGCTTCTGCCGGATGGCGCGACGCTCAACGTCGTCAGTGACTACCTGCCGGCCCGCTACACGATCCCGTCACTGATGAACGACCTGCGCTACCCGACAATCGTCCACGATAACGACGACGGCACCTTCACCGTCATCATTCAGAAGGTCACGGGCGTCGCGTCATAACACGGAGGGTTCCACATGACAGCCAAGCTACTTTGCGTCGGGCTGCACGCGACCGACGACCAGACTCTGGCAGCGCTCCCGTTCGTCACCGCGCTCGGCGCGAAATCCGGCGGGATCGACGTTGAGATTGCCCTCGTCGGGGAGGCCGTCTACCTGATGAAGGACGAGGTCGCCAGAAGCGTCCACGGGGTCGGCTTCCCTCCGCTCAGCGAGCTGCTCGAGAAGACGATCTCCGCCGAGATCCCGATCTGGATTTGAGGTGGCTGCTCGGTCGCCCGTGGGGTGACCCCAGCCGATTTCGAACATAAGGGCGGCAAGTTCATGGACCCGGTGCGGTTCGCCCAGCTATCCACCGACCGCAACCCGTTGACATTCTGATTCACGTTCCCG is a window encoding:
- a CDS encoding sulfurtransferase TusA family protein; amino-acid sequence: MTNHLDVRGQTCPGPTTETLNTLKLLPDGATLNVVSDYLPARYTIPSLMNDLRYPTIVHDNDDGTFTVIIQKVTGVAS
- a CDS encoding ABC transporter ATP-binding protein, giving the protein MATISTNNEAITLRGVGKTFGATQAIEDVSLSVGRGEIVALVGPSGCGKSTILSIIAGLVDPDEGEVRLDGRPALPRPGRVALMPQRDALFPWRTVVDNAILGPQIAGSDVGDARKRARDLLPRFGLDGFGDHYPATLSGGMRQRAAFLRTVLIGQDTMLLDEPFGALDALTRRSMQEWLLDLWEDIGGTILLVTHDVEEALLLADRVVVMTARPGRIKLVERVTLSRPREPRMVDLPEAIAQKARLLAALHDEVAFAMGSSR
- a CDS encoding ABC transporter substrate-binding protein, translated to MHTLIFRQRWIVVAVAALLAGTLFAGCGGNAATGSPAGSAATTTTSATAPASAPAGSPAGTPGEATKVSIALDWYPWSNHTGLYMAQSTGAFADQGIEPNIYVPSDPTTALQLVAAGQDDFTISYQADVLIARQQGLDVVSIAALVQHPLNTIMTLQSSGITEPAQLKGKTIGMAGVPSDDALLKTVLQSAGLTLDDVKTVNVGFDLMPALLGKRVDAIIGAYYVHEAILAQQQGQPVNAINVADFGVPDYYELLLVTSGEMIRDHADVVQRVVNAVVAGYAAAAANPDEAIDQLVKAYPETDAAVEREGIKLIIPMWTDGGKVPFGSQTEERWTSYADWLRQHDILAGDVDVTKAFTNTFIEHAHMGH
- a CDS encoding ABC transporter permease; the encoded protein is MTSAQRERALPATRAEPGTTRRRSIPWRSVAGVLLPVLVIAVLIVGWEIGVRIAGTPRWFLPKPSDIVREMIESRALLWRHTVTTLQEMLVGLALAFVLGITLAIAIVGSRLVERAVYPLVIASQAVPIIALAPILLVWFGYGLTPKVIVVVLTCFFPIVVATVGGLRAVDSDAVALLRSMGASRWQLMRIVRLPSALPALLAGTRIAAAWSVIGAIVGEWVGASAGLGYLMTRSASQFQTPRLYAAVTIAALLGIALFALVSLIERLVLPWQTHARRGD